One segment of Carassius auratus strain Wakin chromosome 2, ASM336829v1, whole genome shotgun sequence DNA contains the following:
- the LOC113117746 gene encoding ubiquitin-conjugating enzyme E2 W-like: MASMQRRLQKELLALQSDPPPGMTLNERSVQNTITEWLIDMEGAPGTLYEGEKFRLLFKFSSRYPFDSPQVMFTGENIPIHPHVYSNGHICLSILTEDWSPALSVQSVCLSIISMLSSCKEKQRPPDNSFYVKTCNKNPKKTKWWYHDDTC; this comes from the exons ATGGCGTCTATGCAG AGGCGATTACAAAAGGAATTGTTGGCATTGCAAAGTGATCCACCTCCTGGAATGACTCTGAATGAGAGAAGTGTGCAGAACACAATCACGGA GTGGTTAATAGATATGGAAGGTGCTCCAGGGACTCTCTATGAAGGAGAGAAGTTTCGGCTCCTCTTCAAATTCAGTAGTCGGTATCCTTTTGATTCACCTCAG GTAATGTTCACTGGAGAGAACATCCCCATCCATCCGCACGTCTACAGCAACGGTCACATCTGTTTATCTATTTTAACTGAGGACTGGTCACCAGCCCTGTCTGTGCAGTCTGTTTGTTtaagcattattagcatgctgtCAAGCTGCAAAGAAAAG CAACGGCCTCCAGATAACTCCTTTTATGTAAAGACATGTAATAAGAATCCAAAGAAAACTAAGTGGTGGTATCACG atgaTACATGCTAG
- the LOC113117781 gene encoding elongin-C codes for MDGEEKTYGGCEGPDAMYVKLISSDGHEFIVKREHALTSGTIKAMLSGPGQFAENETNEVNFREIPSHVLSKVCMYFTYKVRYTNSSTEIPEFPIAPEIALELLMAANFLDC; via the exons ATGG atGGAGAAGAAAAAACCTATGGTGGCTGTGAAGGGCCAGATGCCATGTACGTGAAATTGATCTCCTCTGATGGCCATGAGTTTATTGTGAAGAGAGAACATGCTCTTACATCTGGAACAATCAAAGCTATGCTTAGTGGTCCAG GCCAGTTTGCTGAGAATGAAACAAACGAGGTCAACTTTCGAGAGATCCCATCTCACGTTCTTTCTAAAGTCTGcatgtattttacatataaagTCCGCTATACTAATAGCTCAACAGAAATCCCAGAATTTCCTATTGCCCCAGAAATAGCTCTGGAGCTTCTGATGGCTGCAAACTTCCTagattgttaa